GCTTCAACAGTACCACTAACATCAGCTTTGATAACTAGTCTAagtattttcttttcttcttcctttttaattccttcttcagaattattgattttatttccTGATTCAATAGCTTCATTTAaagcagcttcagcttctaatctttctctttcttcttttctctttgcATTAATTTGTTCAACATCGATCATCATCCTTTTAcgttcttcatctctttttCTATTATTTATTgcttttttagcttcatcttctccttttacagcttctaataattcatcaccTGCTAAAGGTAATTCTTTCCAACCtgtaattgaaattggttgTCCAGGTAATGCTTCTTTAATCGGtttacctttatcatcttgCATTTGTCTTACTCTACACCATGTTTGTCCAGCTACAATAGAAGATCCAGTTTTAAGCGTACCACGAGTAATCAATACTGTAGCGACGTTTCTATCACGATCTGACCATCAGCTATAATTGTAAAAAGATGTAATGTATTTAACTCACCCTCTACCTTTATCAACTCTCGATTCAAGTACATATCCTTCagcttttccttctttccttgCTCTTAGGTCTCTGATTTCCGCTAAAGTAGATAACGTTTCTACGAGATCATCTAAGCCTAATTTGGCTAAACCACTAACTTTGACGCTGGGAATATCCcctccatcttcttcaagatgTATACCTTCTGCACCTAAAGCAGATTTAACTTTGTTGAAATCTACTCCTGGTTTATCACATTTATTGATAGCGACAACCAATCCCactttatcaccttcactTTTTACCAACTCTAAGACTTCTTTAGTTTGAGGCATGACACCATCATCTGCGGCGACCACCAAAACTACTATATCTGTTACTGATGCTCCTCTTGCTCTCATTGCTGTGAAAGCTGCATGTCCTGGTGTGTCTAGGAAAGTGATTGTcgatggtgaagaagaatttgtaACTGATCCTgctggaagaagagaagagagCGGTACAGAGAAAGCTCCGATATGTTGAGTTATTCCTCCTGCTTCTCCTGCTGCTACAGTTGTATGACGAAGGGAATCCAGAAGTGTGGTTTTGCCATGATCTACATGACCCATTATGGTGACACTATGAATTTTCACTGGTAAGTCTGGATTATTGTCGAAGTGATGATACTAGACTTACACGGGAGGTCGAAGAGGATGTTCTTTCCCATCTGCAGTGTCCGGACTATATAATCACTAAAGTTAGCAATTCCCTTTTGGTTAACAAACGAGGAAATAGGTATTTTAGACTCACTCTGGATAAATATCGAAActagcttcatcatctacgATCGGGTCAAAACCATACTCTATTGCAATATCACAAGCTTGTTCAGCATTCAGTAGATAATctgatcttctttgatcttcAGACATATCTAATCTTGACATTCTagtttgaagatgaaaaagtttAACTCCGAATATTTTAGCTAAATTAGCTACACTAATTGTTCGAGGTATATATACTTGTTTTTCCTGTTGAACTACTTTTGgttttataaatttagGTTTTCgttgtatttgatcttgtgTCGATGAAggttgaagaggatgaggatTTCGTTTATGGTTATGATGTGGTCTTGAAGGTAATGctaattcttctgcttcACTTAATCTAGATAATAAAGATCCACCTTCTCTTCTGTTATGACTACTTCTTCTATCTCTTTGTCCATGCTGCCTTTTACCGTATTCAGAGGtatctccttcttctacgATAGTCGATCCTCCTTCTATCGAAACTTCCCCTTTTTCTCCTATTGGTGATATATCGATTGGATTTTCCTTAAACGGTTGACCATCTGATGTACTACCTAATAAATCACCAAAAGCTGCTGAGCCTCTATTCTTTTGTTGAGGTAATCGTTGTATCCTATTCGTTTTTCTACTTTTCTCAATTAAATCTCTTAAACCACTATTGGAATCATTTTCCTCTGATCCTTCCGCTTTGACCTTTGCAGATTTTAAACCGAATCCAGAACCTAAAGTTATCCCACTATCCCTAGCCGATTCCCTAGATACTCCCCATTTGTTCGATGATTCTCCTGCTCGATCATTTCGTCCCCCAAATGGTTTTCGAAAATTACTTGGTCCTCCACCTGAATTAGAATCCCTTCCTTCATTCGGGCGATTTCCTTTCCTTTTAGGACGACCATCTTCCCTTGGACCTCTTTTGAAGGCTCCATCATTGCTTCTACTTGATGGAGAAGGTTTGACTGACCAATCTCTTGAGGGAAGCTTGAAACCTTCGTTTTTCTCCGCGAAGTTGTAAGCGGTTGAGGCGAATTGCCTTTTGCTGCTACTACTTGACGAAGGTAGGTGATATAGAATTCCTCTACAGCATCGACAATGAGTGATGGTCGTTGCCATTCTTCTTATGGATTGCGATCGTAGCCGGATACCCTCTACTGCCCAAAGAAACCTGCTAATATCTCTTTCGtaataatttgatatttataAGTATTTTATCAGAttattttgactttttcgCGCTCGGAACGAATAACgtcaaagatcaaaaatatATTTGTTTAAGCGGACCATATAATAGTTCCTAACTTCGGCGATCGCCACCTACGTTTGACGTCATATTAGTGAGCTTACGGTGCGGTAGTGCCACAAACCGTATTGGGTAATCCAGGGTAAAATGGTCAATTCCCCATTGCGGGGTCAATGATaatatgataaattacCCGGTTGAGTGATAAAAGTGATAGATATCGGATCATACTCATACAATCACTCATTCAATCTGCAACAATACCAGCCTTATTAATAGTtagatttaccttttatcaatttcatctttaattctttcgatatcatcttcattacctcttctttacctttatacCTTAATCATCGCTGCCATATACAATGAAGACAGCAGCTATCTTATGTGCCGCTTTAGCAGCCGCTTCATCAGTTGAAGCAGGTGTACATCGGTAAGTCTTTCCCCTTACTCTCTTCTCTCCCCCGGCCGCGTCATCGTTGCCACCCCGCATTGACAATTTACttatgattgatttcaaTGGTGTAGAATGAAACTTGAGAAAGTCCCTCTTACATCCACATCATTACTTCCAGATGCATCTAGCGTTCGACCGTCCCCAGAGCAAGAAGTTGAATGGCTCAGACACAAACATCTTGGTTTATCCCATGAGGAATTCTACAATGGTCAAAAACCTCTCATGGGTTTCGGTGGTTCAGGAAGAAAGACCAAAGGTGAACACCACCATCATTACAACCACCATGAGATGAGCGATGAGGACAAAGACAAGTTTTGGGCTCAGATGGTTAGACATGAAGGTAACGAGAAAAGAACTCTCAAAGGCGGCCATGGAGTTCCTTTATCCGGTAAGTCAAAACAATCCAATTCTTCGGTTTTTTCGTTGCATTAACACGATGCACCGAAGGCTAATCATCGTATATAGACTACATGAACGCTCAATACTTTGCCCCTATAACCATTGGTACTCCTCCCCAAAGTTTCAAGGTTGTCCTCGATACTGGTTCATCCAATCTTTGGGTACCTGGAGTGAGCTGTTCAAGTATCGCATGTTTCGTAAGTCttacttcatctttcctTTGTTATCGATTTTACATCTGACTCGCCCACTTGCCCTTCTCAGCTACATGCCAAATATGACAGCTCCGCTTCTTCTACATACAAGAAGAACGGCACGGACTTTGCTATCCATTACGGATCCGGTTCTTTAGAGGGTTTCGTCTCTCAAGATACCGTCACAATCGGCGATCTCGCCATCAAGCACCAAGACTTCGCTGAAGCTACCAAAGAACCCGGACTCGCCTTTGCTTTCggtaaatttgatggtATCCTCGGTCTAGGTTACGA
The sequence above is a segment of the Kwoniella pini CBS 10737 chromosome 3, complete sequence genome. Coding sequences within it:
- a CDS encoding translation initiation factor IF-2: MATTITHCRCCRGILYHLPSSSSSSKRQFASTAYNFAEKNEGFKLPSRDWSVKPSPSSRSNDGAFKRGPREDGRPKRKGNRPNEGRDSNSGGGPSNFRKPFGGRNDRAGESSNKWGVSRESARDSGITLGSGFGLKSAKVKAEGSEENDSNSGLRDLIEKSRKTNRIQRLPQQKNRGSAAFGDLLGSTSDGQPFKENPIDISPIGEKGEVSIEGGSTIVEEGDTSEYGKRQHGQRDRRSSHNRREGGSLLSRLSEAEELALPSRPHHNHKRNPHPLQPSSTQDQIQRKPKFIKPKVVQQEKQVYIPRTISVANLAKIFGVKLFHLQTRMSRLDMSEDQRRSDYLLNAEQACDIAIEYGFDPIVDDEASFDIYPDPDTADGKEHPLRPPVVTIMGHVDHGKTTLLDSLRHTTVAAGEAGGITQHIGAFSVPLSSLLPAGSVTNSSSPSTITFLDTPGHAAFTAMRARGASVTDIVVLVVAADDGVMPQTKEVLELVKSEGDKVGLVVAINKCDKPGVDFNKVKSALGAEGIHLEEDGGDIPSVKVSGLAKLGLDDLVETLSTLAEIRDLRARKEGKAEGYVLESRVDKGRGNVATVLITRGTLKTGSSIVAGQTWCRVRQMQDDKGKPIKEALPGQPISITGWKELPLAGDELLEAVKGEDEAKKAINNRKRDEERKRMMIDVEQINAKRKEERERLEAEAALNEAIESGNKINNSEEGIKKEEEKKILRLVIKADVSGTVEAVVGSLENIGNKEAGVKIVHTGVGEISESDVTLAEASDATIIGFNVKASRSIQTLTKSKQIPIEIESVIYRLIEKVKTKVINLLPPKIEYSVKGEAIIQQLFQINIKKKEFITIAGCRINNGIINKSDNENLIIKVFRGNKREDENLIYKGKIENLKHLKKDVLEVRKGMECGISLKDFNDLKQGDEIIMYNKIQVQREL